The Methanohalophilus levihalophilus genome has a segment encoding these proteins:
- a CDS encoding calcium/sodium antiporter, with amino-acid sequence MKKPIPMIDVLILFILSFLLITKGADWFVESAVSISTKSGIPKVVIGATIVSFATTAPEFTVSAYAAYLGQTDMTVGNAVGSAICNTGLILGAVISLKAIQVTDDSFLQRGLFMLVSGIILLVTSLDGNISRFDGLVMLLFFAGFLYFNYRSQPAIFDRSVQCEDEECGSMKKDVMYFLAGSIFVVVGSRILIYSGTEIAYWLGIPEMIIALTLVAFGTSLPELITAVSATLKNHQDLTIGNIFGANTMDIVLILGFSSQLTNLPIGAQSLRYDFPVMLVVMVAIIVFGLTKRRFDRWEGFLILCFYLAYVAGLFILYS; translated from the coding sequence TTGAAGAAACCGATTCCGATGATAGACGTCCTCATTCTTTTCATTTTGAGTTTTCTTCTAATCACAAAGGGTGCGGATTGGTTTGTGGAATCGGCAGTTTCAATATCCACAAAAAGTGGGATTCCAAAGGTGGTCATCGGTGCAACGATTGTCAGCTTTGCAACTACTGCACCTGAATTCACAGTTTCGGCTTATGCTGCATATTTAGGCCAAACTGATATGACAGTGGGAAATGCCGTGGGTTCTGCAATCTGCAATACCGGATTGATACTGGGAGCGGTCATTTCCCTGAAAGCAATTCAGGTTACAGATGATTCTTTCCTGCAGAGGGGACTTTTCATGCTGGTCTCCGGTATAATCCTGCTGGTAACTTCACTGGATGGGAATATTTCACGATTTGACGGTTTGGTTATGCTCCTGTTTTTTGCAGGTTTCCTCTACTTCAATTACCGGTCCCAGCCTGCAATTTTTGATCGATCCGTTCAATGTGAAGATGAAGAGTGCGGAAGCATGAAAAAAGATGTGATGTACTTTCTTGCCGGTTCAATTTTTGTTGTGGTGGGTAGTCGCATTCTGATCTATTCAGGTACAGAAATCGCTTACTGGCTTGGAATTCCGGAAATGATTATTGCATTAACTCTTGTAGCATTTGGTACTTCCCTTCCGGAACTCATTACTGCGGTATCAGCAACACTCAAAAATCATCAGGACTTAACAATCGGAAACATTTTTGGCGCAAATACAATGGATATTGTGCTTATCCTGGGCTTTTCGTCCCAGCTTACTAACCTTCCGATTGGTGCTCAGTCCCTGCGCTATGATTTTCCTGTAATGCTTGTAGTTATGGTTGCAATCATTGTATTTGGATTGACAAAACGTCGCTTTGATCGCTGGGAAGGTTTCCTTATCCTTTGCTTCTATCTTGCTTATGTGGCAGGGCTGTTCATATTATACAGTTAA
- a CDS encoding response regulator, which produces MVVPRILVVEDEMIVAMGIKLKLENMGYFVCGLVSNGLSALKVVEDTYPDIILMDIILKGEIDGVETATLIKQTHDIPLVFLTGDSSAETMARALAITPAGFIEKPFMDLELEDAIENALCSRTISYTVQGESPIGL; this is translated from the coding sequence ATGGTAGTTCCACGCATACTCGTCGTTGAAGATGAAATGATAGTGGCCATGGGAATCAAACTTAAGCTTGAAAATATGGGATATTTCGTTTGTGGTTTGGTTTCAAACGGATTAAGTGCATTAAAAGTTGTGGAAGATACGTATCCTGATATCATTTTAATGGATATAATACTTAAAGGGGAAATTGATGGTGTGGAAACAGCGACTTTAATTAAGCAAACTCACGATATACCATTAGTCTTTTTAACAGGGGATAGCAGTGCAGAGACTATGGCAAGGGCTCTTGCTATTACACCTGCCGGTTTTATTGAAAAGCCGTTTATGGATCTTGAATTAGAAGATGCTATAGAAAATGCGCTTTGTTCCAGAACGATAAGCTATACCGTCCAGGGGGAGAGTCCGATAGGGCTTTGA
- a CDS encoding class II SORL domain-containing protein, protein MSYDIKWIESDDELNELEKKHAPVITTPDTMDTGDSYEVKVEVGILPHVMEGEHYIEWIELWLADRKIGRVDLGPSAEKAEAVFTVKPTKDIIAAKEYEMCNIRGVNVCAESLDSVLTHLRAIESCNVHGVWGSHKKIEIKEQK, encoded by the coding sequence ATGTCATATGATATTAAGTGGATTGAAAGTGATGATGAGCTCAACGAGCTTGAAAAGAAACATGCACCGGTTATCACTACTCCGGATACTATGGATACGGGTGATTCCTATGAAGTGAAGGTAGAAGTGGGAATATTGCCTCATGTAATGGAAGGTGAACATTACATTGAGTGGATTGAACTTTGGCTGGCTGACCGCAAAATCGGGAGAGTCGATCTTGGTCCGTCGGCAGAAAAGGCAGAAGCCGTATTTACAGTTAAACCGACAAAAGACATTATTGCAGCAAAAGAATATGAAATGTGTAATATCCGCGGTGTAAATGTTTGTGCTGAGAGTCTTGATTCAGTTCTCACACATCTTCGGGCAATCGAAAGCTGCAATGTCCATGGTGTCTGGGGCAGCCATAAGAAAATAGAAATCAAAGAGCAGAAGTGA
- a CDS encoding AcrB/AcrD/AcrF family protein: MGVTTKSGEERSLFMQIFDILFIFVVAGVCVVTPVILQGTVLVGWGETGGMQFVWDPVAYFSLLAVILVFFIVILYHSVRNYKF; encoded by the coding sequence ATGGGAGTTACTACTAAAAGTGGAGAAGAGCGTAGTCTCTTCATGCAGATCTTCGATATCCTGTTTATCTTCGTAGTAGCAGGTGTGTGTGTGGTTACACCGGTTATCCTTCAAGGTACTGTCCTTGTGGGGTGGGGTGAAACCGGAGGAATGCAGTTCGTATGGGATCCGGTAGCGTATTTCAGTCTGCTGGCTGTAATTCTTGTCTTCTTCATTGTGATCCTGTATCACTCTGTCAGGAATTACAAGTTCTAA
- a CDS encoding monomethylamine transporter, whose amino-acid sequence MEENTNVDTGKYAGKLKADAGIVVLLLGILYFSESYIVYNILTTVWADVPEAATILPAYILFFVLLIGIETVGCLKVYGSIKEHMYTFEYYD is encoded by the coding sequence ATGGAAGAAAATACAAATGTTGATACCGGCAAATATGCCGGTAAACTAAAAGCGGATGCCGGTATTGTGGTGTTGTTGCTTGGTATACTATACTTCTCAGAGAGCTATATCGTCTACAACATACTTACTACAGTATGGGCTGATGTACCGGAAGCTGCAACAATATTACCTGCTTATATCCTCTTCTTTGTGCTCTTAATAGGCATTGAGACAGTCGGATGTCTGAAGGTATACGGTTCGATCAAGGAACATATGTACACATTTGAGTACTATGATTAA
- a CDS encoding APC family permease, with translation MDGQESPALVKTLRPYHVWALGVGIVLVGEYMGWNFTVAKGGILGSLLALIVAGTMYIMVSLCASELGASTKLAGGPYDWARLFVGPGAAALVGLAVYMEYIALEAADAIVVASVVQAIFPSAQIEVFPVTLIVIAFLTFMNYRGVVAALNLNFALTFTALIAIIVFFFMNISGFGGEWHPEYLISGAIPNGFVGIFAALQFGPWFYLGIEGAAMCAEECKHPTRAIPLGQQAGMITLLLAAGMTLYVCSGLVPDTDLGVSAYPLFEAATNSGVGILIALLAVGTLFTCLASANGTVCDSSRSWFALSRDHFLTPWFSAIHPKYNTPYRAVIFTMPIAIAFAFSGYLDQVITFSITSGLVCYVLIPFSLIRFRKMFPNSHLSGNGTMNVVRPFAGPLQPGLAWFTIILAIVIMSTLNWGYNYNLIFGLVFYVIAYFYFTWRYRSLEVHHDWGEDMGWPEPVGAD, from the coding sequence ATGGATGGTCAAGAATCTCCAGCACTTGTTAAAACATTGCGTCCTTACCATGTTTGGGCCCTTGGTGTCGGTATCGTGCTTGTGGGCGAATACATGGGTTGGAACTTTACTGTCGCTAAAGGTGGTATTCTCGGTTCGCTCCTGGCATTAATTGTTGCAGGTACCATGTACATCATGGTTTCTCTCTGTGCCAGTGAACTGGGTGCATCTACCAAGCTGGCAGGTGGACCTTACGACTGGGCCAGGTTGTTTGTAGGTCCCGGTGCAGCAGCACTGGTAGGTCTGGCAGTATACATGGAATATATAGCTCTTGAAGCTGCGGATGCGATTGTGGTGGCATCGGTAGTCCAGGCGATATTCCCGTCGGCACAAATAGAAGTATTTCCGGTGACGTTAATTGTTATAGCTTTCTTAACGTTCATGAACTATAGGGGTGTAGTGGCGGCTTTAAATCTTAACTTTGCTCTGACTTTCACTGCACTGATTGCAATTATAGTATTCTTCTTTATGAACATAAGCGGATTCGGTGGCGAGTGGCATCCCGAATACCTGATATCCGGAGCAATACCCAATGGATTTGTGGGTATTTTTGCGGCGTTGCAGTTTGGTCCCTGGTTCTATCTTGGAATTGAGGGAGCTGCGATGTGCGCAGAGGAATGTAAGCACCCAACAAGAGCTATCCCGCTGGGTCAGCAGGCCGGTATGATTACCCTTCTGCTTGCAGCTGGTATGACTCTATATGTTTGTTCAGGTCTGGTACCAGATACCGATCTAGGTGTTTCAGCATATCCGCTCTTTGAAGCAGCAACTAACAGTGGCGTAGGAATCCTGATTGCACTATTGGCAGTAGGTACACTCTTTACCTGTCTCGCAAGTGCGAATGGTACGGTTTGTGACTCTTCAAGGTCATGGTTTGCTCTGTCAAGGGATCACTTCCTGACCCCATGGTTCTCAGCGATTCATCCAAAATACAACACTCCGTACAGGGCTGTTATTTTCACAATGCCAATTGCAATTGCGTTTGCATTCAGTGGTTACCTTGATCAGGTTATTACGTTCTCAATCACTTCTGGATTGGTCTGCTATGTCCTGATTCCGTTCTCACTGATACGCTTCAGGAAGATGTTCCCGAACAGTCACCTGTCCGGTAACGGTACCATGAATGTTGTACGTCCGTTTGCAGGACCGCTACAACCCGGGCTGGCATGGTTTACAATCATCCTTGCAATAGTAATCATGTCTACACTGAACTGGGGATATAACTACAACCTGATCTTCGGACTGGTGTTCTATGTGATAGCGTATTTCTACTTCACGTGGAGATATCGTTCGCTTGAAGTACACCATGACTGGGGTGAGGATATGGGATGGCCTGAGCCTGTAGGAGCTGACTAA
- a CDS encoding corrinoid protein, whose translation MGMTEKLSETIITQNIDGCVAAVNEALDSGMSAFDVVSALSAGMKVVGDKFEAAELYLPQIMMSAKAMKNAMEILDPLLAEGAGERVGTVIKFVQEGDIHDIGHRLVATMLGANGFEVIDLGVDVPNEKVVEEVAKHKGEKLMISGSALMTTSMLGQKDVVRLLKEEGLRDSVKVMFGGAPVTDSWIEEIGADATAENAAEAASVALKIMKA comes from the coding sequence ATGGGAATGACAGAAAAATTAAGTGAAACCATCATAACTCAGAATATAGATGGTTGTGTAGCAGCAGTTAATGAAGCCCTTGACTCAGGTATGAGTGCTTTTGATGTGGTCAGTGCTCTTTCTGCTGGTATGAAGGTTGTTGGTGACAAATTCGAAGCTGCAGAGCTTTACCTTCCACAGATCATGATGTCTGCAAAGGCAATGAAGAACGCAATGGAAATTCTTGATCCACTCCTCGCAGAAGGTGCAGGTGAGAGGGTCGGCACTGTCATCAAGTTTGTCCAGGAAGGTGATATTCACGATATCGGCCACAGGCTTGTTGCAACCATGCTTGGTGCAAACGGTTTTGAGGTAATTGATCTTGGTGTTGACGTACCTAACGAAAAAGTCGTTGAGGAAGTCGCAAAACACAAAGGTGAGAAACTCATGATTTCCGGTTCAGCACTTATGACTACCTCCATGCTCGGTCAGAAAGATGTTGTCCGTCTCCTTAAGGAAGAAGGTCTCCGTGACTCAGTCAAAGTAATGTTTGGTGGTGCACCTGTTACAGATTCATGGATTGAAGAAATTGGCGCAGACGCAACTGCAGAAAATGCAGCAGAAGCAGCAAGTGTTGCTCTTAAAATCATGAAAGCATAA
- a CDS encoding response regulator: protein METARILIVEDEAIVAMVIKKRLLSLGYVVSGVAASGNEAITRVEGTYPDLILMDILLKGDMDGIEAAGIIKERFNVPIVFLTAHSDDKTLERAKQVDPYGYIIKPFTEKDLSATIEIALHRHRSDSEKAFS, encoded by the coding sequence ATGGAAACTGCAAGGATATTGATAGTTGAAGATGAGGCCATAGTGGCTATGGTCATTAAAAAGAGACTTTTGTCTCTTGGATACGTTGTTTCCGGGGTAGCTGCCAGTGGCAATGAAGCAATAACAAGGGTTGAGGGTACATACCCTGATCTGATCCTAATGGACATATTGCTCAAAGGAGATATGGATGGAATAGAAGCTGCAGGTATCATAAAAGAGCGTTTTAATGTCCCTATTGTATTCCTAACCGCCCATTCTGATGACAAGACGCTTGAAAGGGCAAAACAGGTTGATCCTTACGGATATATAATCAAACCATTTACTGAAAAAGATCTTAGCGCTACCATTGAAATCGCCCTTCACCGTCATCGTTCCGACAGTGAAAAAGCGTTTTCCTGA
- a CDS encoding histidine kinase dimerization/phosphoacceptor domain -containing protein yields the protein MNWKDLPLRVKFVLYIVAGVFLILSISSSIVISTVTTNEEQLAYDEASELAKRYANGFNADMKSNMAIARSIASSMAADTSPDRDEVNRMLEQQLKDNPHLVGAYVGFEPNAFDGKDSEYANTYGHDSTGRFVPYWYRRGDNIYLEPLVYYDEQEYYQGPETLKRDVITEPYFYEGVLMVSYDSPIIKDGAFVGIGGVDVLLDYVDEIVSSVTVFETGYLFMVSNDGVIVSHPVRKDWIGYKNLHEFDRSELVAITSDISEGKGGFVETIDPVSGENIIVFYEPIETGNYSVLLAVPTDEMFAGVNALRANLLTIYSFSIVFMGLMAYIIVTSFTDRINDIVRDFKNISSSAIKGDLDRRANTDVETDFKQIPVGLNEILDALTQYSREVKNSYEIIRKMESAVTNSPVVAFWWKAEPGYPVEYVSSNIERYGYSVDDFLSGKLIYGDIVHPDDLNLIYDELNQRTEEGWTESHQEYRLITKTGEVRWVHEDTHIERDNAGNVIRYQGTVRDVTESKLAEDALIAMEEIRTKEVHHRIKNNLQVVSGLLYLESLNFKYAEVIEAFKESENRIRSIALIHEKLYRSADLVSLDFSEYVTDLIDFLFHSYDVDEDLVKMNLKVEDVYLDMDRAVPLGIIINELTSNALKHAFKDGEEGVIDMSFFRNNNDFILSIHDSGTSFPADLDINNTESLGLQLVTRLVAQIDGSIELDTTEGTTFTITFSDGKV from the coding sequence ATGAATTGGAAAGACCTTCCTCTGCGAGTAAAATTTGTCCTTTATATTGTAGCGGGAGTTTTCCTGATTCTTTCTATCTCATCTTCAATTGTAATCTCTACTGTAACAACTAATGAAGAACAGCTTGCATATGATGAAGCCTCTGAGCTTGCCAAGCGATATGCAAATGGATTCAATGCCGATATGAAATCCAATATGGCAATTGCCAGAAGCATTGCATCCTCAATGGCTGCGGATACCTCGCCTGATCGGGATGAAGTAAACAGGATGCTTGAGCAGCAATTAAAAGATAATCCTCACCTTGTGGGTGCTTATGTCGGATTTGAGCCCAACGCTTTTGACGGTAAGGATTCCGAATACGCGAATACATACGGGCATGATTCAACCGGAAGGTTTGTTCCATACTGGTATCGCCGGGGGGACAACATTTACCTTGAACCACTTGTTTATTACGATGAACAGGAATATTATCAGGGTCCTGAAACCCTTAAGCGGGATGTTATAACTGAACCCTATTTCTATGAAGGAGTGCTCATGGTGAGTTATGACTCGCCAATAATAAAGGATGGCGCCTTCGTAGGTATCGGAGGCGTGGATGTCCTGCTTGACTATGTGGATGAAATTGTCAGCAGTGTAACTGTTTTTGAAACAGGTTATCTCTTCATGGTAAGCAATGATGGGGTTATTGTATCCCACCCTGTTAGAAAAGACTGGATAGGATACAAGAATCTTCATGAATTTGATCGCTCTGAACTGGTTGCAATTACTTCTGATATAAGCGAAGGAAAAGGGGGTTTTGTTGAAACCATCGATCCAGTATCCGGGGAAAATATCATTGTATTTTATGAACCTATAGAAACAGGAAATTACTCAGTTCTTCTGGCAGTCCCAACGGATGAAATGTTCGCAGGCGTAAACGCATTGCGTGCTAATCTCCTGACTATCTATTCCTTCTCGATAGTGTTCATGGGCCTTATGGCATACATCATTGTCACTTCATTTACGGACAGGATCAATGATATTGTGCGTGATTTTAAGAATATTTCGAGTTCAGCCATAAAGGGTGATCTTGATAGAAGGGCGAACACTGATGTTGAAACAGATTTTAAACAAATTCCAGTTGGGTTGAATGAGATCCTTGATGCGCTTACGCAGTATTCCCGGGAAGTCAAGAATTCGTATGAAATAATAAGAAAGATGGAATCAGCCGTTACCAACAGTCCGGTTGTCGCATTCTGGTGGAAGGCAGAACCCGGTTATCCAGTGGAATATGTTTCGAGTAATATTGAAAGATACGGCTACTCTGTAGATGATTTCCTCTCTGGAAAACTGATTTACGGTGATATCGTTCATCCCGACGATTTAAACCTGATTTATGACGAGTTGAACCAACGCACAGAGGAAGGCTGGACTGAATCCCATCAGGAATATCGCCTCATAACAAAAACCGGTGAAGTTCGATGGGTGCATGAAGATACTCACATTGAGCGCGACAATGCTGGCAACGTGATTCGCTATCAAGGTACTGTTCGTGATGTTACAGAAAGCAAGTTAGCAGAGGATGCTCTTATTGCAATGGAAGAAATACGTACCAAGGAAGTCCATCACCGCATAAAGAATAACCTGCAGGTTGTTTCTGGTTTGCTATATCTTGAATCCCTGAATTTTAAGTATGCTGAAGTAATTGAAGCTTTCAAAGAAAGTGAAAATCGTATCCGCTCAATTGCATTAATTCATGAGAAGCTATATCGCTCTGCAGATCTCGTAAGTCTTGATTTCTCGGAATACGTTACGGATTTGATTGATTTCCTTTTCCATTCCTATGATGTTGACGAAGATCTTGTAAAAATGAATTTGAAAGTCGAAGATGTATATCTGGATATGGATCGGGCTGTTCCTCTTGGAATTATTATCAATGAGCTTACTTCTAATGCTCTTAAACACGCATTCAAGGATGGTGAAGAAGGGGTTATAGATATGAGTTTCTTCAGGAACAATAATGATTTTATTTTGTCTATTCATGACAGCGGGACTTCATTCCCGGCGGATCTTGATATCAATAATACGGAATCGCTTGGCTTACAGCTAGTGACTCGTCTGGTAGCCCAAATTGATGGATCGATTGAGCTTGATACTACTGAAGGTACTACATTTACAATAACATTTTCAGATGGAAAGGTGTAA
- a CDS encoding helix-turn-helix transcriptional regulator encodes MIDTIFLSEKRENFLLMLLEGEADMEKIREDLDVTSSSMLPQIKKLREEGLVNKDDNGVYSLTTIGRLIVNNMVDLSLLFRVFDKNLPYWYNRDLSSIPAHLLDRIGELGDISFIEPDLDHMYELQETFVESLQASSQIKAVVPFFHPMQIDLYADLAESGNSIDLLLTESVYSRIRDEYTEKFSILNSSDNVSIAICQDCINPVSMNVGNNFAYISLLNSSGRYDHRDVCSYDKNAIIWATELFDYYFAVKEISGMD; translated from the coding sequence ATGATAGATACAATTTTCCTTTCGGAGAAACGTGAGAATTTCCTGCTTATGTTGCTTGAAGGTGAGGCAGATATGGAGAAAATCAGGGAAGATCTGGATGTTACTTCCTCTTCCATGCTTCCACAGATTAAGAAACTACGTGAGGAAGGTCTTGTAAACAAGGATGACAATGGTGTGTACTCATTGACCACGATTGGTCGATTAATAGTTAATAATATGGTGGATCTGTCCCTTCTTTTCCGTGTTTTTGACAAAAATCTTCCCTATTGGTATAATCGTGATTTGAGTTCCATACCGGCTCACTTACTGGACAGGATTGGTGAACTTGGTGACATCTCCTTTATTGAACCGGATCTTGATCACATGTATGAATTACAGGAAACTTTCGTGGAATCACTCCAAGCGAGTTCTCAAATCAAGGCAGTTGTTCCATTTTTCCATCCTATGCAAATTGATCTGTATGCAGATCTCGCTGAATCGGGTAACTCAATTGATTTGTTGCTGACAGAATCGGTTTACTCGAGGATACGTGATGAATATACAGAAAAATTTAGTATATTGAATTCCAGTGACAACGTTAGTATTGCAATTTGCCAGGATTGTATAAATCCTGTGTCCATGAATGTGGGAAACAATTTTGCTTATATTTCTTTGCTAAATAGCTCCGGAAGGTACGATCACAGGGATGTCTGCAGCTATGATAAAAACGCAATAATCTGGGCAACTGAACTGTTTGATTATTATTTTGCTGTGAAAGAAATATCGGGAATGGATTAA